Proteins found in one Magnolia sinica isolate HGM2019 chromosome 5, MsV1, whole genome shotgun sequence genomic segment:
- the LOC131246912 gene encoding uncharacterized protein LOC131246912 — MGKKRVVQAGPSSPRILRSTRRPVADDASPSSPPIQRNVRMDNVGATSSSQPPRERRQEVRWLEEVGDEVAEDEEEEEEGSEEDEAEEEEEGDDIGEVLDARLGLDERLGAIESSGSELKKDQEYLKRKMKSMHRTIKAVLFCV; from the exons atggggaagaagagggtggTTCAAGCGGGTCCATCATCTCCCCGGATCTTAAGAAGCACGAGGCGGCCTGTTGCGGATGATGCGAGTCCATCATCACCACCTATTCAAAGAAATGTGAGGATGGATAATGTTGGTGCAACGAGTTCTTCACAACCACCTCGTGAGAGGAG ACAAGAAGTAAGGTGGTTGGAAGAAGTTGGAGATGAGGtagctgaagatgaagaagaagaggaagaaggcagcGAAGAGGATgaggctgaagaagaagaagagggtgatgATATAGGTGAGGTACTCGATGCACGTTTGGGTTTAGATGAGCGTTTAGGGGCGATCGAATCTAGTGGATCTGAGCTTAAGAAGGACCAAGAATATCTGAAGCGTAAGATGAAAAGTATGCATCGAACAATAAAGGCAGTTTTGTTTTGTGTATAG